The Montipora capricornis isolate CH-2021 chromosome 3, ASM3666992v2, whole genome shotgun sequence genome window below encodes:
- the LOC138039991 gene encoding uncharacterized protein yields the protein MSLNRVIKKLFFTTTKLNIALHLMCIPSKENEVDAPSRCLTTLNCKLHPRLWHRDLPLVAKLFTPSVRCPNCSYSNDSYFHFCHQCSYKRRALNNRTSMPLGVDVNAIDNRLRQLALVTQNSFKTVQEALLFFFQEEVIDIEEFAALYDQYSPQNLPFRHWDYERFSPRNKDSAECKADFRFEKTDIPLLDDALHMPDTFICPNGTICDATEGVCVMLKRFAYPCRLSDMIPIFGRSVPELSMISNEVTEWMYNVHGHRISEWNHFIMSPDQLQTYSEAIHDKGAALDSCFGFVDGTVRPISKPGVNQRAVYNGHKRVHALKFQSVALPNGLIGHLFGPVEGRRHDARMLDMSGLYADLTQFALSPTGQEMCIYEDPAYPLSIHLQCPFRHGVLTRQMEEFNTSMSSVRTSVEWLFGDNVNYFKFIDYKKNLKIGLSHVGKIYTVCALLQNALTCLYSNTTADYFGLEPPSLADYFS from the exons ATGTCTTTGAACAGAGTGATTAAGAAGCTGTTTTTCACAACTACGAAGTTAAATATTGCCCTCCACCTGATGTGTATCCCATCAAAAGAGAATGAAGTGGATGCACCTTCTCGCTGTCTGACAACCCTTAATTGCAAACTTCATCCAAGGTTATGGCATAGG GATTTACCTCTGGTTGCAAAGCTGTTCACTCCTTCTGTGAGATGTCCAAATTGTAGCTATTCCAATGATTCCTACTTCCACTTTTGCCACCAATGCAGCTATAAAAGAAGAGCTTTAAACAACAGGACTAGTATGCCTTTGGGTGTGGATGTGAACGCTATTGACAATCGTCTTCGCCAGTTGGCCTT AGTGACTCAAAACTCGTTTAAGACTGTACAGGAAGCactgctatttttttttcaagaagaaGTAATAGACATCGAAGAATTTGCTGCGCTTTATGATCAATACTCTCCACAAAACCTTCCATTTCGCCACTGGGATTACGAAAGATTTTCCCCCCGAAACAAAGACTCAGCCGAGTGTAAGGCGGACTTCAGATTTGAAAAGACAGACATCCCTTTGTTGGACGATGCTTTACACATGCCTGATACCTTCATATGTCCGAATGGCACCATTTGTGATGCAACAGAAGGAGTTTGTGTTATGCTAAAGCGCTTTGCCTATCCATGCAGACTGTCTGATATGATTCCAATTTTTGGAAGATCAGTACCTGAGCTTAGTATGATAAGCAATGAAGTCACTGAGTGGATGTACAATGTTCATGGCCATAGGATATCTGAGTGGAATCATTTTATCATGTCTCCAGACCAACTGCAAACTTATTCTGAAGCAATTCATGACAAAGGTGCGGCcttggacagctgtttcggctttGTTGATGGAACAGTTCGCCCCATATCAAAACCAGGAGTCAATCAGAGAGCTGTTTACAACGGTCACaaacgagttcacgctcttaaATTCCAATCTGTGGCATTACCAAATGGGTTGATCGGCCATCTGTTTGGACCAGTGG AGGGACGAAGGCATGATGCAAGAATGCTAGATATGTCTGGCCTCTATGCTGACCTGACACAATTTGCCCTTTCCCCTACTGGACAAGAGATGTGCATCTATGAGGATCCTGCATACCCCCTGAGTATCCATCTACAATGCCCCTTCAGACATGGAGTCCTAACCAGACAAATGGAAGAGTTTAATACATCTATGAGTTCAGTGCGTACGAGTGTGGAATGGTTGTTTGGAGATAACGTCAACTATTTTAAGTTTATTGACTacaaaaaaaatctcaaaataGGCCTTAGCCATGTAGGAAAAATTTACACTGTTTGTGCACTTCTGCAAAATGCTTTGACTTGCCTTTACTCAAATACAACTGCTGATTACTTTGGACTCGAGCCACCGTCACTGGCTGATTACTTTAGCTAA